The following are encoded in a window of Kogia breviceps isolate mKogBre1 chromosome 12, mKogBre1 haplotype 1, whole genome shotgun sequence genomic DNA:
- the SMIM10L1 gene encoding small integral membrane protein 10-like protein 1: MATAAAPSSLALKASSLAAAPGSYGVFCKGLSRTLLAFFELAWQLRMNFPYFYIAGSVVLNIRLQVHF; the protein is encoded by the coding sequence ATGGCCACCGCGGCGGCTCCGTCATCCTTGGCTCTCAAGGCCTCGAGCCTGGCCGCGGCCCCCGGCTCGTACGGGGTCTTCTGCAAGGGGCTCTCTCGCACCCTCCTCGCCTTCTTCGAGCTGGCCTGGCAGCTGCGCATGAACTTCCCGTACTTCTACATCGCGGGCTCCGTGGTCCTCAACATCCGCTTGCAGGTACACTTTTAG
- the LOC131767394 gene encoding LOW QUALITY PROTEIN: taste receptor type 2 member 42-like (The sequence of the model RefSeq protein was modified relative to this genomic sequence to represent the inferred CDS: deleted 2 bases in 2 codons): MPSGVENTFLVEVIGEFMTGMPGNGFIALVNCIDWAKRPKFSSADCILTGLAISRVSQLWKMLFDLFVLVLWPHLYAIDKLAKKFWTLSNHLATWFATCLSVFCLFKVASSSYPCFTWLRWQIHRVVLVLLLGSLFSLFSNFELVDAFNGVWTNVYKIYERNSTWPSDVNKTLYLDMLIVFTFICLIIPFLLSLTSLLCLFLSLMRHTRNLQLSPSSKDFSVEAHKRAMKMVMSFLLLFMVHVSSILLTGWVFLKLQKHQANFVVMLTLTVFPSGHSFILILANSKLRQNALGLLWYLNYHLKRVKPLASLTFPEFSIFQEN; encoded by the exons ATGCCATCTGGAGTTGAAAATACTTTTCTGGTAGAGGTAATAGGAGAGTTCATGACTGGAATGCCGGGGAATGGGTTCATTGCACTAGTTAACTGCATTGACTGGGCGAAGAGACCAAAGTTCTCATCAGCTGACTGCATCCTCACTGGCCTGGCAATCTCCAGAGTCAGCCAACTTTGGAAAATGCTATTTGACTTGTTTGTACTGGTGTTATGGCCACATCTATATGCCATTGATAAACTAGCAAAAAAATTTTGGACCTTGTCCAATCACCTAGCTACCTGGTTTGCTACC TGTCTAAGTGTTTTCTGCCTCTTTAAAGTAGCCAGTTCCTCCTACCCCTGCTTCACCTGGCTGCGGTGGCAAATTCATAGAGTGGTACTTGTGCTTCTGTTGGGGTCTTTGTTCTCACTGTTTTCGAACTTTGAATTAGTAGATGCGTTTAATGGTGTCTGGACTAATGTctacaaaatatatgaaagaaactcAACATGGCCCTCAGATGTAAATAAAACTCTGTATCTTGACATGTTGATTGTTTTCACCTTCATCTGCTTAATAATCCCCTTTCTTCTGTCCCTGACCTCATTGCTCTGTTTATTCCTCTCCTTGATGAGACACACCAGGAATTTGCAGCTCAGCCCCAGCTCAAAGGACTTCAGCGTAGAGGCCCATAAAAGAGCCATGAAAATGGTGatgtctttcctcctcctcttcatggTTCACGTTTCTTCTATCCTATTAACAGGTTGGGTTTTCCTT AAACTGCAGAAACATCAAGCCAATTTCGTTGTCATGTTAACTTTGACTGTTTTTCCTTCAGGCCACTCATTTATCTTAATTTTGGCAAACAGCAAGCTGAGACAAAATGCCTTAGGACTACTGTGGTATCTTAACTACCACCTGAAAAGAGTGAAACCTTTAGCTTCATTGACTTTTCCAGAATTTTCTATATTCCAAGAGAACTGA